The Oleidesulfovibrio alaskensis DSM 16109 genome includes the window TCTTACTTTTTCTGCATACGCAGAAGCAATGTTTTCAAAATTGATCCATACTCCACACGCTTTCAACCTCGAAGAAATTAAAAGTATTAAAAATAAAACAACAACTGCTGATAAATGGAAGCAAGCTGTAAGAATTGGAATAACTAAAATATCAACTTCATGTAAGCATAACCATAAGACAAATCTCAATCAAAAAATTGATGTGATGATTGACACACATATTGCTGAGCCTGCAATAATAAGAAATAAAATTGCTCATGGACAATGGGCAGTAGCATTAAACTCAAAGAATACTAACATACATGCAGGCACAACAAACAGAATTTCAAATTTAGACATTATTAAAGTTACACTTTGGAAAAAATCATTCTCCTTTTTTTACAAAATAGTTAACGACATCATACAGTCACCAAACAAAGCTCATTTTAACGACTACTATAACCACCTCACAGAACTTGAAGAATACATACAAAAGACAATGCACTATAATTTGGATGACAAGATTACCAAACTGCAAGCCAAACTGCCCGAAAGCAAACTTGAAGCATAATGGTTTAACCTTTTAGAGCTAAAAAACAAAAGCCCCGTCCATCCACCGGATGGGACTTTTTCCCTTCGCCATGTTTTCAGCATCGCCTACCCTGCCTTGCCCTGCTGCCCGCCAGCGCTCAACCGCTCCAGCGCCTGCATAATCGCAGAGTTATGTATTTCCGTTGTGGTAAATTTGTATCCGCAGCGCTTACAGCGCCGTGTGCGGTCTATGCGGTCATGCAGGGCGGTCGTCACCACTACCGCTGTTTCCCCACCACATCCTAAACGCGGGCATTCCATGGCTAGTCCTCCCCCGCCGTCAGCCCCATTTCGCGGGCAATGCGCTCGTATTCTGTGCGGGGTATGCGGTACTGCCCGCCCACCTTGGCGGCTTGTATACGGCCTGCCTTGATTCCCCGGCGCACGGTTTCGGCGCTCTTCCAGCTCAGCCGCCGCCGTACTTCCTGCACGGTGTAAAAATCGCACTTGGCTTCACTCATGCCGCAAACCCCATTTTTAAAAGAACATCATACACTTCTGCGCGGGCAATCACGTCTTCCATGTAGTGCAGTGTCGAATCCATGCGCGAGTGTCCCAGCGCAAGCTGCGAAGCCCGCAAAGGGTCTTCCATTGGCCTGCCCTGCGCCCGCAGCTGCTTGTAGGTATTGTACAGGTGCTGGGCAAAATACTTGCGGCAGCTATGCGTACCGATAGCCCCCAGCACTCCGGCCCGTTTTGCGGCGGTTTCCACTATATACCAAAGGTGTTGGGGTGTTATGTGCGTGTTGCTGTGTATTCCTTTCTGCGACTGCAGCAGGTACGCTTCCGGCTCAAAATATCCCAAGGAGAAAAGCTCCCGCTGCCATGCTTCCAGTGCCCGCCGCAAATTAGGATGCATGGGCAGGTTGCGCCCCCTGCGCTGGCCTTTGGTGTTGCGCCGCTCAAAGGTCACACTATCCAGCATTTGCCCACGGCGCGAAACATCCCGCAATTGCAGCTTGCAAACTTCACTGGCTCTGCCGCCGGTGTGAATCATCAATTCAAACGCGGCAAGGTTGCGTGCCGCAAACCGCCCTGCAGGAACGGCCCGCCGCATTCTGCGGACTTCATCGTCGGTAAAGGCTCTGCGTCCGCTCATGCCTGGCCTCCATGTTCCGGCAAACACCGCCCATGTTGGCGGGTATTCCGAAAACAGGCAGCTTGTAAAACAAAGCCGCACACACAGCCAAAAAACACAATCCGGATTTCTGCCAGCATTATGCAGCCATCCCCACACCTGCACGGCCGATAATAGGCGAATACACGCCAAGCCCTGCCCGCCACATTCTTGC containing:
- a CDS encoding helix-turn-helix domain-containing protein, with amino-acid sequence MSEAKCDFYTVQEVRRRLSWKSAETVRRGIKAGRIQAAKVGGQYRIPRTEYERIAREMGLTAGED
- a CDS encoding tyrosine-type recombinase/integrase, whose product is MSGRRAFTDDEVRRMRRAVPAGRFAARNLAAFELMIHTGGRASEVCKLQLRDVSRRGQMLDSVTFERRNTKGQRRGRNLPMHPNLRRALEAWQRELFSLGYFEPEAYLLQSQKGIHSNTHITPQHLWYIVETAAKRAGVLGAIGTHSCRKYFAQHLYNTYKQLRAQGRPMEDPLRASQLALGHSRMDSTLHYMEDVIARAEVYDVLLKMGFAA